The proteins below are encoded in one region of Aspergillus nidulans FGSC A4 chromosome III:
- a CDS encoding protein ptkA (transcript_id=CADANIAT00006183): MGIASLERDTKGGTRFTGCTSIREFEFLGKLGEGTFGEVYKARAKRDGSIVALKKILMHNERDGFPITALREIKLLKMLSHTNIMQLREMAVERSKGEGRKKPSMYMVFPYMEHDLSGLLENPEVHFSEAQIKCYMIQLLEGLKYLHGNCILHRDMKAANLLISNQGILQIADFGLARPFDEAPPQPGKGAGEAKRDYTTLVVTRWYRPPELLLQLRRYTSAIDMWGVGCVFGEMFKGKPILAGNSDLNQAQLIFSLVGTPTEENMPGWSSLPGCEGVKHFGNRPGNLAEVFKDQGPMAISLLTELLKLDWRKRVNAIDALKHPYFSTPPLPARPGDLPSFEDSHELDRRRFRGQRAAMPPAPAGGSVGMSRNGGWSTNSGSRTGAETRNPRISSAARSQGNQLRDAWSNEPQQAWQRRGNEELKDPNHSFSSRHRDGGLPPKPPAPIQHSWASGHSDKTGRDRGYGARYGGPEGSVDSYVPNYGGSDRNRDRDQGTAISDRRGSYYDKSHQTSKLDYSREIPSRRRSRSPNYRERVDRGPYRR; this comes from the exons ATGGGCATAGCGTCACTCGAACGGGACACTAAAGGCGGCACAAGGTTTACTGGATGTACCAGTATCCGCGAATTCGAGTTCTTAGGCAAACTGGGTGAGGGCACCTTTGG AGAAGTCTATAAAGCGAGGGCTAAAAGAGATGGCTCCATCGTCGCGCTGAAAAAGATCCTCATGCATAATGAACGAGATGGC TTCCCAATCACAGCCCTTCGGGAGATCAAGCTACTGAAAATGTTGTCCCACACCAACATCATGCAGCTCAGAGAAATGGCCGTGGAGCGAAGTAAAG GAGAGGGTCGCAAGAAGCCCAGCATGTATATGGTTTTCCCTTACATGGAACACGACCTATCAGGACTTCTAGAAAATCCGGAAGTTCATTTCTCAGAGGCTCAAATCAAGTGTTATATGATTCAACTTCTCGAGGGATTAAAATATTTACACGGG AATTGTATCCTACACCGCGACATGAAAG CTGCCAATCTACTTATAAGCAACCAAGGTATTCTGCAGATTGCCGACTTCGGACTGGCACGTCCTTTCGATGAAGCGCCCCCTCAGCCAGGCAAAGGGGCGGGCGAGGCCAAAAGAGACTATACCACATTAGTCGTGACTCGATGGTATCGTCCTCCAgaactgcttcttcagcttcgacgTTATACTTCTGCGATAGATATGTGGGGTGTTGG TTGCGTTTTCGGTGAAATGTTCAAAGGAAAGCCGATTCTTGCTGGTAACAGTGACCTTAATCAGGCACAACTTATATTCAGCCTTGTGGGTACGCCTACGGAAGAGAATATGCCAGGATggagctctcttccaggttGCGAAGGCGTCAAGCATTTCGGCAACAGACCAGGGAATCTCGCAGAAGTATTCAAAGA TCAAGGTCCTATGGCCATATCTTTGCTTACAGAGCTCTTGAAGCTAGACTGGCGAAAAAGAGTGAATGCGATTGATGCGCTGAAACATCCTTATTTCTCGACACCGCCACTCCCAGCACGTCCAGGCGACCTTCCGAGTTTTGAGGACTCTCATGAACTTGATAGACGAAGATTCCGTGGACAGCGGGCTGCTATGCCCCCGGCACCTGCTGGAGGCTCGGTGGGTATGAGTCGAAATGGGGGATGGTCAACTAATTCAGGGAGCAGAACAGGCGCTGAGACAAGAAACCCTCGCATTTCTAGCGCTGCCCGGAGCCAGGGGAATCAACTTCGCGATGCTTGGTCCAACGAACCCCAGCAAGCTTGGCAGCGAAGGGGTAATGAAGAATTGAAAGATCCTAATCACAGTTTCTCGTCTCGGCATAGAGATGGCGGGCTGCCGCCTAAACCTCCCGCCCCCATTCAACACTCCTGGGCGTCAGGCCATTCCGACAAAACAGGACGAGATCGGGGATACGGGGCTCGCTACGGCGGCCCGGAAGGGAGTGTTGATTCCTACGTTCCCAATTACGGCGGAAGCGACCGGAACCGCGATAGGGATCAGGGGACTGCTATTTCTGACAGGCGTGGCTCTTATTATGACAAATCTCACCAAACGAGCAAGCTCGATTATTCGAGGGAAATTCCgtcgagaagacgaagtcgCAGCCCCAACTATAGAGAGCGGGTAGACAGGGGTCCGTATCGCCGGTGA